In the genome of Coregonus clupeaformis isolate EN_2021a chromosome 1, ASM2061545v1, whole genome shotgun sequence, one region contains:
- the LOC121576500 gene encoding zinc finger protein 709-like, whose product MSGHISEKNGPPLPLPSLRLMVPPLRLVSAAIWQTVQQRQVMDYGMLEEFVTMVTEMVPELLNHSQRAQLILGLRARLVLELCCSKPITDLQTIQPHLDRIQTLTPLWGTQATDADVGLSESNFLGLVQTLLKDPDEREHFFQDVFPIEFGPSYDEAIQKLMWQFLSRLEKLLPVSSFQQASSLLGDVPSVLEECVESVSHPQELKTLLQYHRDLGQLDNHDTLSSTDGDCILSALCLPPVERVVIATEQTESETQVSSLNVFMDTFTKELEVDSATLTEYTEMEPGTSMDVVEREESVECERKENEEEEEEEEDAEFVDPETEEVEPVYETVMVLGEDGKMKPLVKKNKLKRHKREIIDASGMPHGKTHREPNLAQMKSIDLSDRIISSMLHKPSVELQRINTTNLTLPLRPVRRNRGHKMKTLLARERKQTKTEFSEEKRRVCKRVKTPQNPNMCTVCGRVLSRCSDMKKHMQTHNNGRTYQCRNCQKTFKHLYTLQTHRKSCLFGTGQQEEVPSGEGSSAPVTTCEAEFAQSSIDRRTCKVCGKIVHRIGYLSTHMKIHSENRHYSLGEAKTVQKPSPEGGDTEPSSGLPLEAKPEDSDSSSTSTPQDPSYDPEHSQTKRPKCSSTAKKPNRKTFQKRMCLICGKCVTAGAFEYHMRTHSGERPFSCPHPQCGMKFIHSGGLRAHLRRYCKVQTVDASELDSFDIRFECDKCEKTFTIQSKLRKHKLIHGPLYCAGCRKVLPDLETLTRHKLWHRPVQCSMCEESFMLTNLRTHYLDVHKFSGPFVCTHCPKSYKKFHSLIKHEMVHTGNLPLQCSQCPKRFIYNYDLVEHEKRHSDDRPCLCWECGKAFYTNIDLKQHMQNSHGEKSTEFRFPCRHCGKPFRLSNSRANHEKTQHGGVRYPCTYCGKQFVCADSLKRHDLIHTGERPFKCNHKNCVKAFRSRAELKIHMRYHTGERPFKCKDCGKGFVQANFLTTHYRTHTGEKPYSCSLCDKRFNYHDSLKRHMSTHSNEKPYKCLDCGKAFERKTLLNVHQRSCTSQY is encoded by the exons ATGAGCGGACAcatttcagaaaaaaatg gtccccctcttcctctcccctctctgcgcCTCATGGTCCCACCACTACGGCTGGTCTCAGCAGCCATCTGGCAAACGGTACAGCAGAGACAGGTGATGGATTATGGGATGCTGGAGGAGTTTGTTACCATGGTCACAGAGATGGTTCCAGAGCTTCTGAATCACAGTCAGAGGGCCCAACTTATTCTGGGTCTTCGAGCACgg CTGGTCCTGGAGTTGTGTTGCTCCAAGCCGATCACAGACCTCCAGACCATTCAGCCACACCTGGACAGGATACAGACCCTCACACCTCTCTGGGGGACACAG GCGACTGATGCAGATGTAGGATTATCTGAATCAAACTTCCTGGGGCTGGTTCAAACCCTTCTGAAAGACCCAGATGAGAGAGAACATTTCTTCCAG GATGTTTTTCCTATAGAATTTGGTCCCAGTTATGACGAAGCCATCCAGAAACTAATGTGGCAATTTCTTTCGAGACTTGAGAAGCTACTTCCCGTATCAAGTTTCCAACAG GCTTCCTCGCTGCTCGGCGATGTTCCCTCTGTTCTGGAGGAATGTGTTGAGTCTGTGTCTCACCCTCAAGAGCTGAAAACCCTGCTTCAATACCACAGAGACCTCGGCCAGCTGGACAACCATG ATACTCTGTCTTCCACCGATGGGGACTGCATTCTctcagctctctgtctccctcctgtaGAAAGGGTGGTGATTGCAACAGAACAGACAGAATCAGAAACACAGGTTTCATCCTTGAATGTCTTCATGGATACATTCACCAAAGAGTTGGAGGTGGACTCTGCAACACTGACAGAGTACACAGAGATGGAACCGGGGACAAGTATGGATGTAgtagaaagagaggagagcgTGGAATGTGAGAGAAAGGaaaatgaagaggaggaggaggaggaggaggatgcagAGTTTGTTGACCCAGAGACTGAAGAGGTGGAACCAGTGTATGAAACGGTGATGGTTTTAGGGGAAGATGGGAAGATGAAGCCTTTAGTCAAAAAGAATAAGCTCAAAAGGCACAAAAGAGAGATAATTGATGCCAGTGGCATGCCTCATGGAAAGACACACAGAGAACCTAACCTTGCACAAATGAAAAGCATAGACCTGTCTGATAGGATCATATCGTCCATGCTTCACAAGCCCTCAGTGGAGCTACAAAGGATTAACACCACTAACCTGACATTGCCCTTAAGACCAGTGAGAAGAAACAGGGGGCATAAGATGAAGACATTGCTAGCACGAGAACGGAAACAAACCAAGACTGAATTTTCAGAAGAGAAGCGCCGTGTCTGCAAAAGAGTTAAAACACCCCAAAACCCCAATATGTGCACAGTGTGTGGACGCGTCTTATCCCGCTGTTCAGACATGAAAAAGCACATGCAGACCCATAACAACGGTCGCACCTATCAATGTCGCAATTGTCAGAAGACTTTCAAGCACTTGTACACTTTGCAAACTCACAGAAAGTCATGTCTGTTTGGAACTGGGCAACAAGAGGAGGTTCCCTCTGGAGAGGGCAGTAGTGCTCCGGTTACTACGTGTGAGGCAGAATTCGCACAATCCTCCATAGATCGTAGAACGTGCAAGGTGTGCGGCAAGATTGTGCATCGCATTGGATACTTGAGTACCCACATGAAGATTCACTCAGAGAATCGCCACTATTCACTCGGAGAAGCGAAAACAGTCCAGAAACCGTCACCTGAGGGAGGGGACACAGAGCCGTCCAGTGGTCTTCCTCTTGAGGCAAAACCTGAGGACAGTGACTCGTCCTCCACCAGTACACCCCAGGACCCGTCTTACGACCCAGAACACAGCCAGACCAAAAGACCCAAGTGTTCCAGCACAGCAAAGAAGCCTAACCGAAAAACTTTCCAAAAACGTATGTGCCTTATTTGTGGTAAATGCGTGACTGCTGGAGCCTTTGAGTATCACATGAGAACTCACTCAGGCGAGCGTCCTTTCTCCTGCCCTCATCCTCAGTGTGGGATGAAGTTTATACACAGCGGAGGTTTGAGGGCCCATCTCAGACGATATTGCAAGGTTCAGACAGTTGACGCTTCTGAGCTCGACAGCTTCGACATACGTTTTGAGTGTGACAAATGTGAGAAGACATTCACGATCCAATCAAAACTGAGGAAACACAAACTTATCCACGGCCCGCTCTACTGCGCAGGTTGCAGAAAGGTATTGCCCGACTTAGAAACTTTAACCAGACACAAGCTCTGGCACAGGCCCGTTCAGTGCAGCATGTGTGAGGAGAGCTTCATGCTCACAAACCTTAGAACGCACTATCTGGATGTCCATAAGTTCAGCGGGCCGTTCGTCTGCACCCACTGTCCGAAAAGCTACAAGAAGTTCCATTCCCTCATCAAACACGAGATGGTTCACACCGGGAACCTCCCCTTACAGTGCTCCCAGTGTCCAAAGAGATTCATCTACAATTACGACCTAGTCGAACACGAGAAAAGGCACTCTGACGACAGGCCTTGTCTTTGCTGGGAGTGTGGCAAGGCCTTTTATACCAACATTGACCTGAAACAACACATGCAAAATAGCCATGGTGAAAAATCCACAGAGTTTCGTTTTCCGTGCCGCCATTGTGGGAAACCTTTCAGGCTTAGTAATTCCCGTGCGAACCACGAGAAGACTCAGCACGGCGGGGTGCGTTACCCGTGTACGTACTGTGGTAAGCAGTTTGTTTGTGCAGATTCGTTGAAAAGGCATGATCTGATTCACACGGGGGAGAGGCCTTTTAAATGCAATCATAAGAATTGCGTTAAAGCTTTCAGGTCGAGAGCTGAACTGAAGATACACATGAGATACCATACTGGAGAACGGCCGTTCAAGTGCAAGGACTGTGGAAAGGGCTTTGTTCAAGCCAATTTTCTCACTACGCACTACCGGACTCATACAGGGGAGAAGCCGTATTCATGTTCCCTCTGTGACAAACGCTTTAACTACCATGACTCCCTGAAGAGACACATGTCTACACACTCAAACGAGAAGCCTTATAAATGCCTGGATTGTGGAAAAGCTTTCGAACGTAAAACGCTGTTGAATGTACATCAACGATCATGTACATCACAGTATTGA
- the LOC121576476 gene encoding diacylglycerol lipase-beta isoform X1 codes for MSTNERRSLGFTSTTIIGRSRVLRNGNLKKVVLLHPEITIQNCQRWPMPGMVAFGRRWGIASDDLVFPSSFELFVRVLWWIGTLALYTLHKGKFDCAGGRVLHSYLVVLLVLLAFIILSLCAIVYVSAQGTITNPGPRRSIPVLVYLRAMLYVPELIWAILGAIWVSDDSQGCQPAEVGAVIAAVVASWILLLSTGVGVLFVFDPLGSSHPGPQSQEQLGVRDLESSQGSQLLSTARSVAVRVWESRLRLLCCCLPRDESHRAAFSSIAQLVSGFFSDTDLVPSDIAAGLALLHQEQDKMEQCRDPDEVLSHSPSSPIAEDLEAELEKAAHCMQFAVAAYGWPMYVYSNPLTGACKLSGDCCKTQSAEYDIVGGDNMGCHFSSILHSTGLQYRDFIYVSFHNQIYEIPFFVALDHKREAVLVAIRGTLSLRDLLTDLSANCENLPVEGVSGTCYAHKGMSQAASYICKKLLNDGILNQAFTIAPEYKLVITGHSLGGGTASLLAVLLRSSFPTLQCYAFSPPGGLMSKALADYSKEFVVSVVLGKDLVPRLSYPNMEDLKRRILKMVSNCNKPKYRILLQGCWYELFGGEPDDFPTEMDNRREEELNQPLLGEESLLIRGSSSYQGLSSEDSPVHCAHLPLYLPGRILHITEDGPSRRSCFSQVRYRAEWSSETAFRSVLISPRMIADHMPDAVLWSLRSLTQDRPFNLCPSSLSNSHLNVI; via the exons ATGTCAACAAATGAACGACGTTCCCTTggctttacatcaacaacaataATTGGACGATCGAGGGTGTTGCGAAATGGAAATCTTAAAAAAGTAGTATTGCTTCACCCAGAGATAACAATTCAGAATTGTCAACGCTGGCCA ATGCCTGGAATGGTGGCGTTTGGCCGGCGTTGGGGAATTGCGAGCGACGATCTGGTCTTCCCCAGCTCCTTTGAGCTGTTCGTCAGGGTTCTATG GTGGATAGGGACACTGGCGCTGTACACTCTCCATAAGGGGAAGTTTGACTGTGCTGGTGGGAGAGTTCTACACAGCTACCTGGTGGTTCTGCTCGTCCTGTTGGCTTTCATCATCCTGTCTCTATGTGCCATCGTCTATGTCAGCGCTCAAG GGACTATCACTAACCCAGGCCCGCGGCGCTCCATCCCGGTGCTGGTATACTTGCGGGCGATGCTGTACGTCCCTGAGCTGATCTGGGCCATCCTGGGGGCCATCTGGGTGTCTGATGACAGCCAGGGCTGTCAGCCTGCTGAGGTGGGGGCCGTCATTGCTGCAGTGGTCGCCAG TTGGATCTTGCTGCTGTCGACGGGGGTGGGGGTCCTGTTTGTGTTTGACCCGCTGGGCAGCAGCCATCCTGGGCCTCAGTCCCAGGAGCAGCTGGGGGTAAGGGACCTGGAGAGCAGTCAGGGCTCCCAGCTCCTGTCCACTGCCCGCTCCGTGGCTGTCAGGGTCTGGGAGAGCAGGCTGAGGCTCCTCTGTTGCTGTCTGCCTCGGGATGAGAGCCACAGAGCTGCCTTCTCCAGCATAGCTCAGCTTGTCAGTGGATTCTTCTCG gATACAGACCTGGTTCCCAGTGACATCGCTGCAGGTCTGGCTCTGCTACACCAGGAGCAGGATAAGATGGAGCAGTGTAGAGATCCAGACGAGGTCCTATCTCACAGCCCCTCATCACCTATC gcgGAGGATCTTGAGGCAGAGCTGGAGAAGGCAGCCCACTGTATGCAATTTGCTGTAGCTGCATATGGCTGGCCCATGTATGTCTACTCCAACCCTCTCACCGGAGCCTGCAAACTCAGCGGGGACTG CTGTAAGACCCAGTCTGCTGAGTATGACATTGTCGGAGGAGACAATATGGGCTGCCAtttctcctccatcctccacagCACCGGCCTACAGTACAGAGACTTCATCTACGTTAGCTTTCACAACCAG ATCTATGAGATTCCGTTCTTCGTGGCTCTGGACCATAAGAGAGAGGCAGTACTGGTGGCTATCAGAGGAACACTGTCACTCCGG GATTTGCTGACTGACCTGTCTGCAAACTGTGAGAACCTGCCAGTAGAGGGAGTGTCAGGAACATGCTATGCTCACAAG GGCATGTCTCAGGCAGCCAGCTACATCTGTAAGAAACTCCTCAACGACGGCATTCTAAACCAGGCTTTCACCATCGCACCT GAGTACAAGCTAGTCATCACAGGCCACAGTCTTGGAGGGGGTACAGCCTCTCTCCTGGCCGTTCTATTACGGAGCTCCTTCCCCACCCTGCAGTGTTATGCCTTCTCTCCACCAGGGGGACTCATGAG TAAAGCCCTGGCTGATTACTCCAAGGAGTTTGTAGTGTCTGTGGTGCTGGGGAAGGACTTGGTGccaag GTTGAGTTATCCCAACATGGAGGACTTGAAGAGGAGAATACTGAAAATGGTTTCTAATTGCAATAAGCCCAAG tACCGTATCCTGCTCCAGGGCTGTTGGTATGAGTTGTTTGGGGGAGAGCCTGATGACTTCCCTACTGAGATGGACAACAGACGGGAGGAGGAGCTTAACCAACCGCTTTTGGGGGAGGAGTCACTGCTGATTCGCGGCTCATCATCCTATCAAGGCCTGTCTTCCGAGGACTCGCCTGTACACTGCGCCCACCTGCCACTTTACTTACCGGGACGTATACTGCACATTACAGAGGACGGGCCGTCACGGAG GTCCTGTTTTTCCCAGGTGCGTTACCGGGCAGAGTGGTCCAGTGAAACGGCATTCCGGAGTGTTCTCATCAGTCCCAGGATGATCGCCGACCACATGCCTGACGCTGTGCTCTGGTCGCTTCGCAGTCTGACGCAGGACAGGCCCTTCAACCTCTGCCCCTCGTCGCTTAGCAACAGCCACCTCAACGTCATATGA
- the LOC121576476 gene encoding diacylglycerol lipase-beta isoform X2 — translation MPGMVAFGRRWGIASDDLVFPSSFELFVRVLWWIGTLALYTLHKGKFDCAGGRVLHSYLVVLLVLLAFIILSLCAIVYVSAQGTITNPGPRRSIPVLVYLRAMLYVPELIWAILGAIWVSDDSQGCQPAEVGAVIAAVVASWILLLSTGVGVLFVFDPLGSSHPGPQSQEQLGVRDLESSQGSQLLSTARSVAVRVWESRLRLLCCCLPRDESHRAAFSSIAQLVSGFFSDTDLVPSDIAAGLALLHQEQDKMEQCRDPDEVLSHSPSSPIAEDLEAELEKAAHCMQFAVAAYGWPMYVYSNPLTGACKLSGDCCKTQSAEYDIVGGDNMGCHFSSILHSTGLQYRDFIYVSFHNQIYEIPFFVALDHKREAVLVAIRGTLSLRDLLTDLSANCENLPVEGVSGTCYAHKGMSQAASYICKKLLNDGILNQAFTIAPEYKLVITGHSLGGGTASLLAVLLRSSFPTLQCYAFSPPGGLMSKALADYSKEFVVSVVLGKDLVPRLSYPNMEDLKRRILKMVSNCNKPKYRILLQGCWYELFGGEPDDFPTEMDNRREEELNQPLLGEESLLIRGSSSYQGLSSEDSPVHCAHLPLYLPGRILHITEDGPSRRSCFSQVRYRAEWSSETAFRSVLISPRMIADHMPDAVLWSLRSLTQDRPFNLCPSSLSNSHLNVI, via the exons ATGCCTGGAATGGTGGCGTTTGGCCGGCGTTGGGGAATTGCGAGCGACGATCTGGTCTTCCCCAGCTCCTTTGAGCTGTTCGTCAGGGTTCTATG GTGGATAGGGACACTGGCGCTGTACACTCTCCATAAGGGGAAGTTTGACTGTGCTGGTGGGAGAGTTCTACACAGCTACCTGGTGGTTCTGCTCGTCCTGTTGGCTTTCATCATCCTGTCTCTATGTGCCATCGTCTATGTCAGCGCTCAAG GGACTATCACTAACCCAGGCCCGCGGCGCTCCATCCCGGTGCTGGTATACTTGCGGGCGATGCTGTACGTCCCTGAGCTGATCTGGGCCATCCTGGGGGCCATCTGGGTGTCTGATGACAGCCAGGGCTGTCAGCCTGCTGAGGTGGGGGCCGTCATTGCTGCAGTGGTCGCCAG TTGGATCTTGCTGCTGTCGACGGGGGTGGGGGTCCTGTTTGTGTTTGACCCGCTGGGCAGCAGCCATCCTGGGCCTCAGTCCCAGGAGCAGCTGGGGGTAAGGGACCTGGAGAGCAGTCAGGGCTCCCAGCTCCTGTCCACTGCCCGCTCCGTGGCTGTCAGGGTCTGGGAGAGCAGGCTGAGGCTCCTCTGTTGCTGTCTGCCTCGGGATGAGAGCCACAGAGCTGCCTTCTCCAGCATAGCTCAGCTTGTCAGTGGATTCTTCTCG gATACAGACCTGGTTCCCAGTGACATCGCTGCAGGTCTGGCTCTGCTACACCAGGAGCAGGATAAGATGGAGCAGTGTAGAGATCCAGACGAGGTCCTATCTCACAGCCCCTCATCACCTATC gcgGAGGATCTTGAGGCAGAGCTGGAGAAGGCAGCCCACTGTATGCAATTTGCTGTAGCTGCATATGGCTGGCCCATGTATGTCTACTCCAACCCTCTCACCGGAGCCTGCAAACTCAGCGGGGACTG CTGTAAGACCCAGTCTGCTGAGTATGACATTGTCGGAGGAGACAATATGGGCTGCCAtttctcctccatcctccacagCACCGGCCTACAGTACAGAGACTTCATCTACGTTAGCTTTCACAACCAG ATCTATGAGATTCCGTTCTTCGTGGCTCTGGACCATAAGAGAGAGGCAGTACTGGTGGCTATCAGAGGAACACTGTCACTCCGG GATTTGCTGACTGACCTGTCTGCAAACTGTGAGAACCTGCCAGTAGAGGGAGTGTCAGGAACATGCTATGCTCACAAG GGCATGTCTCAGGCAGCCAGCTACATCTGTAAGAAACTCCTCAACGACGGCATTCTAAACCAGGCTTTCACCATCGCACCT GAGTACAAGCTAGTCATCACAGGCCACAGTCTTGGAGGGGGTACAGCCTCTCTCCTGGCCGTTCTATTACGGAGCTCCTTCCCCACCCTGCAGTGTTATGCCTTCTCTCCACCAGGGGGACTCATGAG TAAAGCCCTGGCTGATTACTCCAAGGAGTTTGTAGTGTCTGTGGTGCTGGGGAAGGACTTGGTGccaag GTTGAGTTATCCCAACATGGAGGACTTGAAGAGGAGAATACTGAAAATGGTTTCTAATTGCAATAAGCCCAAG tACCGTATCCTGCTCCAGGGCTGTTGGTATGAGTTGTTTGGGGGAGAGCCTGATGACTTCCCTACTGAGATGGACAACAGACGGGAGGAGGAGCTTAACCAACCGCTTTTGGGGGAGGAGTCACTGCTGATTCGCGGCTCATCATCCTATCAAGGCCTGTCTTCCGAGGACTCGCCTGTACACTGCGCCCACCTGCCACTTTACTTACCGGGACGTATACTGCACATTACAGAGGACGGGCCGTCACGGAG GTCCTGTTTTTCCCAGGTGCGTTACCGGGCAGAGTGGTCCAGTGAAACGGCATTCCGGAGTGTTCTCATCAGTCCCAGGATGATCGCCGACCACATGCCTGACGCTGTGCTCTGGTCGCTTCGCAGTCTGACGCAGGACAGGCCCTTCAACCTCTGCCCCTCGTCGCTTAGCAACAGCCACCTCAACGTCATATGA